From a region of the Bermanella marisrubri genome:
- a CDS encoding alanine/glycine:cation symporter family protein, with translation MQEIVNAINGVVWSPALVYLCLAAGLFFSIVTRFVQVRQIKEMWRLLFTPNKSDTGISSFQALAISLSGRVGTGNIAGVAAAIGFGGPGAVFWMWVVAFLGAATAYIESTLAQIYKEKDGDEFRGGPAYYFEKALGQKWYAIIFALATILATGFLMPGIQSNSIGNAIVLAFGSGDMVSTGIGELSSVKIATGVLICIVLAFIIFGGVKRIAHVAQLVVPFMALAYIVIAVAIVLLNIEQVPSIIAMIVGDAFTPMAGIGAAIGWGVKRGVYSNEAGQGTGPHAAAASNVQHPAQQGLVQSFSIYIDTLFVCSATAFMILITGAYNVHGVGDAFLVQNLGADIAANSPAFTQLAIETTLPGMGKPFIAFALFFFSFTTILAYYYIAETNVSYIRRTFKVPGLMGLLKIVLLGSVFYGTVKTADLAWGLGDIGVGLMAWLNIIGILLIFFMARPAMKALKDYEKQQKEGVTEYHFDPEKLGIKKADFWVERNQQEKRSNNS, from the coding sequence ATGCAAGAAATTGTTAATGCCATTAATGGCGTCGTCTGGAGCCCTGCGCTCGTTTATCTCTGCCTAGCAGCAGGGTTATTCTTTTCCATCGTCACGCGCTTTGTTCAAGTGCGCCAAATAAAAGAAATGTGGCGCTTACTATTTACGCCAAACAAATCCGATACTGGCATTTCCTCTTTCCAAGCCCTAGCCATCTCACTATCAGGACGTGTCGGCACAGGTAATATTGCGGGTGTCGCCGCAGCCATTGGCTTTGGTGGCCCTGGTGCCGTTTTTTGGATGTGGGTAGTCGCTTTCTTGGGTGCTGCTACAGCCTATATTGAATCTACATTGGCACAGATTTATAAAGAAAAAGATGGCGATGAGTTTCGTGGTGGCCCCGCCTATTACTTTGAAAAAGCACTTGGGCAAAAATGGTATGCCATCATTTTCGCTCTTGCCACGATCCTTGCAACAGGCTTTCTAATGCCCGGCATTCAATCAAATAGTATAGGGAATGCGATCGTACTTGCCTTTGGTTCAGGCGATATGGTTAGCACAGGGATCGGCGAACTAAGCTCTGTCAAAATCGCAACAGGTGTACTTATTTGTATCGTACTAGCATTCATTATATTCGGTGGTGTTAAGCGCATCGCTCATGTCGCACAATTGGTTGTGCCTTTTATGGCGCTTGCCTATATCGTTATTGCTGTTGCGATCGTATTACTTAATATTGAACAAGTCCCGAGCATTATTGCCATGATTGTTGGGGACGCCTTTACCCCGATGGCCGGAATCGGTGCAGCCATTGGCTGGGGCGTAAAGCGTGGTGTTTACTCTAATGAAGCAGGCCAAGGTACAGGTCCTCATGCCGCTGCGGCTTCGAACGTTCAACATCCTGCTCAACAAGGTTTAGTACAGTCCTTTTCAATCTACATAGATACACTATTTGTCTGTTCTGCTACTGCGTTCATGATTCTGATTACCGGCGCATACAATGTTCATGGTGTAGGCGATGCATTCCTTGTGCAAAATCTAGGCGCTGACATTGCTGCAAACAGCCCTGCTTTTACGCAACTTGCGATTGAGACCACGTTACCGGGAATGGGCAAACCATTTATTGCATTTGCACTATTCTTCTTCTCTTTCACCACCATTTTGGCGTACTACTACATTGCTGAAACCAATGTCAGCTATATTCGCCGCACCTTTAAAGTACCTGGTCTAATGGGCTTATTAAAAATCGTACTATTGGGCTCAGTATTCTATGGCACCGTGAAAACTGCTGATCTTGCTTGGGGACTAGGTGATATCGGTGTTGGCCTTATGGCTTGGTTAAACATCATTGGTATTCTATTAATCTTCTTCATGGCTCGCCCTGCTATGAAAGCTTTAAAAGATTACGAGAAACAACAAAAAGAAGGTGTAACGGAATACCATTTTGATCCAGAAAAACTCGGCATTAAAAAAGCTGACTTTTGGGTTGAGCGCAACCAACAGGAAAAACGTTCAAACAATTCCTAG
- the glyA gene encoding serine hydroxymethyltransferase encodes MFKRDMNIADFDPAVWEAMQAEVKRQEDHIELIASENYTSPRVMEAQGSQLTNKYAEGYPGKRYYGGCEHVDVVEQLAIDRAKELFGAGYANVQPHSGSQANAAVFMALCKPGDKVLGMSLAHGGHLTHGASVSFSGRIYDAVQYGLHPETGDIDYEEVERLALEHKPKMIIGGFSAFSRIVDWQRFRDIADKVGAYLFVDMAHIAGLVAAGVYPSPVGIADVVTTTTHKTLRGPRGGLILAKEDEELNKKLNFAVFPESQGGPLMHVIAAKAVCFKEAMSEEYKTYQAQVVKNAQAMAEVFIERGINIVSGGTDDHLFLVDLIGKEYTGKDADAALGEAHITVNKNAVPNDPRSPFVTSGLRIGTPAITSRGFKEEQARDLTSWICDVLDSLENGNKDEVAAQVRAKVQALCAEFPVYS; translated from the coding sequence ATGTTTAAACGAGACATGAATATTGCTGATTTTGACCCAGCTGTTTGGGAAGCGATGCAGGCTGAAGTAAAGCGTCAGGAAGATCACATTGAGTTGATCGCATCTGAAAACTATACCAGCCCACGCGTCATGGAAGCCCAAGGCAGCCAGCTTACCAACAAGTACGCTGAAGGCTATCCAGGCAAGCGTTATTACGGCGGTTGTGAGCATGTTGACGTCGTTGAGCAGCTAGCAATTGATCGCGCTAAAGAGTTGTTTGGCGCAGGCTACGCTAATGTTCAGCCTCACTCTGGTTCGCAGGCAAACGCCGCTGTTTTCATGGCACTTTGTAAGCCGGGCGACAAAGTACTAGGTATGAGTTTGGCTCATGGTGGTCACTTAACCCATGGTGCGTCGGTATCCTTCTCTGGCCGCATTTATGATGCCGTTCAGTACGGTTTACACCCAGAAACGGGTGATATTGACTATGAAGAAGTGGAGCGTCTTGCGCTAGAGCACAAACCTAAAATGATCATTGGTGGCTTCTCTGCGTTTAGTCGTATTGTTGATTGGCAGCGTTTCCGTGATATCGCCGATAAAGTAGGTGCTTACTTATTTGTCGATATGGCTCATATTGCAGGTCTTGTTGCGGCAGGCGTTTATCCCTCTCCTGTGGGTATCGCTGATGTTGTGACGACTACAACGCACAAAACGTTGCGCGGTCCTCGTGGCGGTTTGATTCTTGCCAAAGAAGATGAAGAGTTAAACAAAAAACTTAATTTTGCTGTCTTCCCAGAATCGCAAGGTGGTCCTTTGATGCACGTGATCGCCGCGAAAGCAGTGTGCTTCAAAGAAGCTATGTCAGAAGAATACAAGACGTACCAAGCGCAAGTGGTTAAGAATGCTCAGGCAATGGCCGAAGTATTCATTGAGCGTGGTATTAATATCGTTTCTGGTGGTACCGATGATCACCTTTTCCTAGTTGATCTGATTGGCAAGGAGTACACAGGTAAAGACGCAGATGCCGCATTAGGCGAAGCTCATATTACAGTGAACAAAAATGCCGTACCGAATGACCCACGTTCTCCGTTTGTTACGTCAGGTTTGCGTATTGGTACGCCGGCAATTACCTCTCGTGGCTTCAAAGAAGAGCAAGCTCGTGATTTAACATCCTGGATTTGTGATGTGCTTGATAGTCTTGAGAATGGCAATAAAGATGAAGTAGCAGCTCAGGTTCGTGCTAAAGTTCAGGCTTTGTGTGCAGAATTTCCTGTATACAGCTAA
- a CDS encoding EAL domain-containing protein: MSKANQLINQMTDRSVILPMIVVLFIFVLVIQGISLFFQIESEKQAYNGLVKHVATSHASQSNTVLSSQKNMLATLLTLHQNDLLKLDQENAPFALLDLSINEAFPGYRGLFVLDESGQVIENTIPYLYENESKLIEQHVKSIKTSQHLSIHIDGQYFPKDKQGVVYFIATIDSPNAEYPRYYLVISRSMHGYSDILLGQEYEGFHLWLGKQQKVVIGDGRFFAQDRRPTISALSGERAILVDIDMVDTPWRIYAVETQGYWTEKILALALPHIIFIAIYWMLAYLGFKILRYVKEKNQTDLDRFSAKANRAEEALSCIEEVVITTDYRGRIIFCNPSAMTLLGLNDCQQVVGKPLVQSFPFDGLPWLEKDQNLLKNKLRIVNYGDTLVDVSGQLKTFNISLYRPEKQNSCIWVLRDVSRQAANRDLLNVSRARYQALYDGCGVGMWHVDISLVRSWLEQLDGVSVEDYLKQYPDSFADLRSSYNLIDINASAVSMHGGSNKQKFIEALKDLFLSYNHELMQEMAEGIRQGAKSFSREVAFINAKGVKNHYLVNATLDQVGQDQAIVSFIDINDRIKAELALKDSEQFWSNVIQTLPDTVYVNDLFAKQTRFSSRHIGELLGYSSEELEEIEHWRQLIHPDDVSKSDAAISQLKTMRPGEVKETTARLKHKNGNWRVIRFRDCIFSSETQVPAQYYVGMARDITEEEDAKIQLSFSERRYRLLANGISDIVFTLNKKLELSYISASINKMLGYDSDQVMREGLSLFLITESVNKLIQALERDLQLALSISSFKDQVRTMDLDAQTFSGVPVILEMQSSILRNESGAIEGILATCRDVTQRRFIEHEARTASEVFENSSEAIMMTTSTGLISRVNRAFTHLTGFDGQHVIGVNPKQFIAKDVSHQTMQDIRDALLVDGYWQGELDYINRKGEKHPSWTGVTALKDEMGQIQSHIIISSDITHRKQTEARIQHLAYFDPLTGLPNRAQMHEALDRLMAKEESQLALLFIDLDRFKPINDTMGHPAGDQVLKEVASRLKEAVGAKNLVSRIGGDEFTVIMATLPETEQAIQTIIDVSERILHQMMQPFFIEDRQLYLSASVGIALYPENALSGTDLLRNADTAMYHAKAMGKNNFQFYAEEMNEKAMERLELENNLHLALQRDEFELTFQAQWDIKHNCICGVETLLRWHRPDIGLVGPDKFIPIIEETGLIVPIGEWVLRRACEQIMDWQEAGYVIPKLAVNLSARQFKDAQMLDRICRIVDETGVDPELIELELTESILMDDIDRTLAVLNEARKMGFGLSIDDFGTGYSSLSYLKQFPVSQLKIDKSFIQNLPYNQEDGQITRTIVAMANNLGLGVIAEGVENESQRQFLKTIGCYQVQGYMYSHPVPADLFAQDFLETESEPYLEH, encoded by the coding sequence GTGAGCAAAGCCAATCAATTGATCAATCAAATGACGGATCGTTCTGTCATTTTACCCATGATTGTTGTGCTTTTTATATTCGTACTGGTCATTCAAGGAATCTCACTATTCTTTCAAATAGAGTCAGAAAAGCAAGCTTATAATGGCTTGGTAAAGCATGTTGCGACGAGTCATGCAAGTCAAAGTAATACAGTGCTTAGTTCGCAAAAGAACATGCTAGCGACACTGCTCACCCTCCATCAGAACGATCTGCTGAAATTGGATCAAGAGAATGCGCCTTTTGCGCTTTTGGATCTTTCTATAAATGAGGCGTTCCCTGGTTATCGCGGGTTGTTCGTTTTAGATGAAAGTGGCCAAGTCATCGAAAATACTATTCCCTATCTTTACGAAAACGAATCTAAGCTGATTGAACAGCATGTAAAGTCTATAAAAACGTCGCAACATTTATCGATTCATATCGATGGGCAGTATTTTCCCAAGGATAAGCAAGGAGTGGTGTATTTCATCGCTACGATTGATTCTCCCAATGCGGAGTATCCGCGTTACTATCTTGTCATCAGTCGAAGCATGCATGGTTATAGTGACATCTTGTTGGGTCAAGAATATGAGGGGTTTCACTTATGGTTAGGTAAGCAACAAAAAGTCGTGATTGGTGATGGCCGATTTTTTGCTCAAGATCGTCGTCCAACGATCAGTGCTCTGTCAGGTGAACGAGCAATTCTGGTTGATATTGATATGGTGGATACGCCTTGGCGCATATACGCGGTTGAGACACAGGGATATTGGACAGAAAAGATTCTAGCTTTAGCACTTCCTCATATTATTTTTATTGCTATTTATTGGATGCTTGCGTATCTGGGGTTCAAGATTCTGCGGTATGTTAAAGAGAAGAACCAAACTGATCTTGATCGCTTCAGTGCAAAAGCGAATCGAGCGGAAGAGGCTCTATCCTGTATTGAAGAGGTCGTGATTACTACCGATTATCGAGGACGCATTATTTTTTGCAATCCATCCGCGATGACTCTCTTGGGTCTAAATGACTGCCAGCAAGTTGTTGGCAAACCACTGGTACAAAGTTTCCCCTTCGATGGATTACCATGGTTGGAAAAAGATCAAAATCTCCTGAAAAACAAACTCAGAATTGTTAACTATGGCGACACTCTCGTAGATGTGAGTGGTCAATTAAAAACGTTCAATATAAGTCTATATCGTCCGGAAAAACAGAATAGTTGTATTTGGGTACTACGTGATGTGTCTCGTCAAGCTGCTAATCGAGATCTTTTAAATGTCAGTCGCGCCCGATACCAAGCACTCTACGATGGCTGTGGAGTGGGCATGTGGCATGTAGATATATCGTTGGTTAGATCATGGCTTGAGCAGCTTGATGGTGTTTCAGTGGAAGATTATTTAAAACAGTATCCGGATAGCTTCGCTGACCTGCGTTCTAGCTACAATTTAATTGATATCAACGCCTCTGCTGTCAGTATGCATGGTGGTAGTAATAAGCAAAAATTTATCGAAGCGTTGAAGGATCTTTTTCTAAGTTACAATCATGAATTGATGCAGGAGATGGCAGAAGGTATTCGTCAAGGAGCGAAAAGCTTTTCGCGAGAGGTTGCTTTCATTAACGCAAAAGGCGTCAAGAATCATTATTTGGTGAATGCTACATTGGATCAAGTAGGACAAGATCAAGCAATTGTAAGTTTCATTGATATCAATGACCGTATTAAGGCTGAGCTTGCGTTAAAAGACAGTGAGCAATTTTGGTCCAATGTTATTCAAACCCTACCCGACACGGTTTACGTTAACGATTTGTTTGCAAAGCAGACGCGTTTTAGTTCACGTCATATTGGTGAGTTATTAGGGTATAGCAGTGAAGAGCTTGAAGAGATTGAACACTGGAGACAACTTATTCATCCTGACGATGTTAGTAAAAGTGATGCGGCAATTAGCCAGCTTAAAACAATGCGCCCAGGTGAAGTGAAGGAAACGACAGCGCGTTTAAAACATAAGAATGGAAATTGGAGAGTTATTCGTTTCCGTGATTGTATCTTTAGTTCAGAGACGCAGGTTCCCGCTCAATATTATGTCGGGATGGCTCGCGACATTACAGAAGAGGAAGATGCCAAGATACAGCTGTCATTCAGTGAGCGTCGCTACCGACTTTTAGCCAATGGTATTTCAGATATCGTCTTTACTCTGAATAAAAAATTAGAATTAAGCTACATCAGTGCATCTATTAACAAAATGCTCGGCTATGACTCTGATCAAGTTATGCGCGAAGGCCTGTCACTATTTTTAATAACGGAGAGTGTCAATAAACTTATCCAGGCGTTAGAAAGAGACTTGCAGTTAGCGCTTTCTATCTCGAGCTTCAAAGATCAAGTGCGAACAATGGATTTAGACGCGCAAACGTTTAGCGGTGTTCCCGTTATATTAGAAATGCAAAGCAGTATTTTGCGCAATGAGTCCGGTGCCATAGAGGGAATCTTGGCAACTTGTCGTGATGTAACGCAAAGACGCTTCATTGAACATGAAGCGCGCACCGCAAGTGAAGTATTCGAAAATTCTTCAGAAGCCATCATGATGACAACGAGTACAGGTTTGATTAGCCGTGTTAATAGAGCGTTCACGCATTTGACCGGATTTGATGGGCAGCATGTTATCGGCGTTAATCCAAAACAATTTATTGCCAAAGATGTGAGTCATCAAACCATGCAGGATATCCGTGATGCATTGCTTGTGGATGGATATTGGCAGGGAGAGCTTGACTATATAAATCGTAAAGGCGAGAAGCATCCTAGCTGGACGGGCGTCACGGCACTGAAAGATGAAATGGGACAAATACAATCACATATTATTATTTCCAGTGATATTACCCATCGAAAACAAACAGAGGCGCGGATTCAACATCTTGCATATTTTGATCCGTTGACTGGCTTGCCCAACCGCGCGCAAATGCATGAAGCATTGGATCGCTTAATGGCTAAAGAAGAATCTCAGCTAGCATTGTTGTTTATTGATTTGGATCGATTTAAACCTATCAACGATACCATGGGGCATCCGGCTGGTGATCAAGTTTTAAAAGAAGTAGCTAGCCGCTTAAAAGAAGCCGTCGGTGCGAAGAACCTTGTTTCCCGAATTGGGGGGGATGAGTTTACGGTGATTATGGCAACTTTGCCTGAAACTGAACAAGCAATACAAACCATTATTGATGTGAGTGAACGTATCTTACATCAGATGATGCAGCCGTTTTTTATTGAAGACAGGCAATTGTATTTAAGTGCTAGTGTGGGAATTGCATTGTATCCAGAGAATGCTCTTAGTGGTACGGATTTATTGCGAAACGCAGATACTGCTATGTATCACGCTAAAGCAATGGGCAAAAATAACTTCCAGTTTTATGCGGAAGAGATGAATGAAAAAGCAATGGAGCGCTTAGAGCTAGAAAATAATTTGCACCTTGCTCTGCAGCGCGATGAATTTGAATTAACCTTCCAAGCGCAATGGGACATTAAACACAATTGTATTTGCGGAGTGGAAACCTTATTGCGTTGGCATCGTCCAGACATTGGACTGGTTGGTCCCGATAAGTTTATTCCAATCATTGAAGAAACTGGGCTTATAGTTCCTATTGGTGAATGGGTTTTAAGAAGGGCCTGTGAGCAAATCATGGATTGGCAGGAAGCGGGTTATGTTATTCCTAAATTGGCGGTCAATCTGAGCGCTAGACAATTTAAAGATGCGCAAATGCTCGATAGGATCTGTCGAATTGTCGATGAAACAGGCGTAGACCCAGAGCTTATAGAATTAGAATTAACTGAAAGTATTCTTATGGATGATATTGACCGAACCTTGGCTGTTCTCAATGAGGCGCGAAAGATGGGTTTTGGTCTATCCATTGACGATTTCGGAACCGGCTATAGCTCTTTGAGCTACCTTAAGCAATTTCCAGTGAGCCAGCTGAAAATCGATAAAAGTTTTATTCAAAACCTTCCTTATAACCAAGAAGATGGACAGATCACACGAACTATAGTCGCCATGGCCAACAACCTTGGACTTGGTGTCATTGCTGAAGGGGTAGAAAACGAAAGCCAACGCCAATTCCTTAAGACGATCGGTTGTTATCAGGTGCAAGGATATATGTATAGCCACCCGGTTCCTGCAGATCTTTTCGCGCAAGACTTCTTAGAAACAGAGTCAGAGCCTTATCTGGAGCATTAA
- the ettA gene encoding energy-dependent translational throttle protein EttA, with the protein MAQYVYTMNRVGKVVPPKREILKDISLSFFPGAKIGVLGLNGAGKSTLLRIMAGVDTEFNGEARPQADIQIGYLSQEPELDPNKDVRGNVEDGLRHILDAMEELDQVYAAYAEPDADFDKLAKRQGQLEAVIEANDGHNLNNTMERAADALRLPPWDADVTKLSGGERRRVALCRLLLSKPDMLLLDEPTNHLDAESVAWLERFLENYPGTVVAITHDRYFLDNCAEWILELDRGHGIPFEGNYTSWLEQKEARLEQEEKKQAALERTIKHELEWVRSNPKARQAKSKARLARFDELNSQEFQKRNETNEIFIPPGPRLGDLVVEFENVSKGFGDQLLIDDFSAKIPPGAIVGVIGANGAGKSTLFRMIAGTEQPDSGTIRIGDSVKPCFVEQLRDELDDNKTVWEAVSDGHDQLQIGNFEIGSRAYCGRFNFKGNDQQKRVGELSGGERGRLQLACMLKQGANMLLLDEPSNDLDVETLRALEEALLSFPGCAVVISHDRWFLDRIATHILAYEGDSQLYFMEGNYQDYMEDRKRRFGAEADQPKRIKYKALG; encoded by the coding sequence ATGGCTCAATACGTTTATACCATGAACCGCGTTGGCAAAGTGGTCCCGCCAAAACGCGAAATTCTAAAAGACATCTCCCTATCCTTCTTCCCTGGCGCCAAAATTGGTGTTTTAGGCTTAAACGGCGCAGGTAAGTCCACTTTATTACGCATTATGGCTGGCGTCGATACCGAATTTAACGGTGAAGCCCGTCCGCAAGCGGATATTCAGATTGGATACCTTTCGCAAGAGCCTGAGTTGGATCCTAACAAAGACGTCCGCGGTAATGTAGAGGATGGTTTGCGCCATATCCTAGATGCCATGGAAGAGCTCGATCAAGTTTACGCGGCTTACGCCGAGCCCGATGCTGATTTTGACAAGCTGGCAAAGCGGCAAGGCCAGCTAGAAGCCGTCATCGAAGCGAACGACGGCCACAACCTTAACAACACCATGGAACGCGCTGCCGATGCCTTACGCCTGCCACCCTGGGATGCCGACGTTACCAAACTATCGGGTGGAGAGCGTCGTCGTGTTGCGTTATGCCGTCTGTTACTAAGTAAACCCGACATGTTGTTACTCGATGAACCAACCAACCACCTGGATGCCGAATCCGTAGCATGGCTAGAGCGGTTCCTTGAGAACTATCCTGGTACCGTGGTAGCGATTACCCACGATCGTTACTTCTTAGACAACTGCGCCGAGTGGATCTTGGAACTGGACCGTGGCCATGGTATTCCGTTCGAAGGAAACTATACCAGCTGGCTTGAGCAAAAAGAGGCTCGACTAGAGCAAGAGGAGAAGAAACAGGCCGCACTAGAGCGCACTATCAAGCACGAACTTGAGTGGGTGCGATCAAACCCGAAAGCACGCCAAGCCAAAAGCAAAGCACGCCTTGCGCGTTTTGATGAGCTGAATAGCCAAGAATTCCAGAAACGCAATGAGACCAATGAAATCTTTATTCCACCGGGTCCTCGCTTAGGTGATTTAGTGGTGGAATTTGAAAACGTTAGCAAAGGTTTTGGTGATCAGTTATTAATTGACGACTTTTCAGCGAAGATACCGCCTGGAGCAATTGTTGGTGTCATAGGTGCGAATGGCGCTGGTAAATCTACGCTATTTCGCATGATTGCTGGCACAGAACAACCTGATAGTGGGACGATTCGCATCGGCGACTCGGTAAAACCTTGTTTTGTTGAGCAGCTTCGTGACGAGCTAGATGACAATAAAACCGTATGGGAAGCAGTAAGTGATGGCCACGATCAATTACAAATTGGCAACTTTGAAATTGGCTCTCGAGCATACTGTGGTCGCTTTAACTTCAAAGGTAATGATCAGCAAAAACGCGTTGGAGAGTTATCGGGAGGCGAGCGCGGCCGCCTGCAATTAGCTTGCATGCTCAAGCAAGGGGCGAACATGCTATTACTCGATGAGCCATCCAACGATCTCGATGTGGAAACCCTTCGGGCGCTTGAGGAAGCGCTTTTAAGCTTCCCTGGTTGTGCTGTCGTTATCTCCCATGACCGTTGGTTCTTGGACCGTATTGCCACCCATATTTTGGCTTATGAGGGTGACAGTCAATTGTATTTCATGGAAGGTAATTACCAAGACTATATGGAAGATCGCAAACGTCGCTTTGGTGCCGAGGCAGACCAACCCAAGCGAATCAAATACAAAGCCCTAGGCTAA
- a CDS encoding PilZ domain-containing protein → MSEHRHFTRIEFDADTRISQGEDVWSVELIDISLNGVLFKQPENWLINPGKALFVNIHLSDQNIIKMECQLVHTTEEEVGCQCKHIDLDSITLLKRLVELNVGSEEMLERELSALIQ, encoded by the coding sequence ATGAGCGAGCATCGCCATTTCACGCGAATTGAATTCGACGCTGATACCAGAATTAGCCAAGGAGAGGATGTTTGGTCTGTTGAATTAATCGACATTAGCCTAAACGGCGTACTCTTCAAGCAACCTGAAAATTGGTTGATAAACCCAGGCAAAGCACTTTTCGTAAACATACATTTGAGTGATCAGAACATCATAAAGATGGAGTGTCAGCTCGTGCATACCACAGAAGAAGAAGTCGGGTGTCAGTGCAAGCATATCGACCTTGACAGCATCACTTTGCTTAAACGACTGGTCGAACTGAATGTTGGCAGCGAAGAAATGCTAGAGCGTGAACTGAGCGCCTTGATTCAATAG
- the radA gene encoding DNA repair protein RadA, with protein MAKKKVAFVCSECGADFSKWQGQCGACGEWNTLQEFTVSNSKSAAVREGYAGSAKPGQNKVTTLDQVSLEALPRFSSGASEFDRVLGGGLVPGSVNLMGGHPGAGKSTLLLQTMCYLAEHMPVLYITGEESLQQVGLRAQRLNLPTNKIQMLAETDVEQIISIAKHHEPKVMVIDSIQVMHTPGIESAPGSVSQVRESAAYLTRYAKQSGTVLFLVGHVTKDGSLAGPKVLEHMIDCSIMLEGDSDNRFRTLRGIKNRFGAVNELGVFAMLEHGLKEVKNPSSIFLTRSEQAVSGSIVMVVWEGTRPILVEIQALVDDSHFGHPKRVAVGLDQNRLSMLLAVMHRHGGIHTGDQDVYINVVGGVRVAETSADLALLMSVLSSFRDRPLPQDLVVFGEVGLSGEIRPVPSGQERLKEAAKHGFTRAIAPKANVPKGGIEGMQVTAVEHISQALEII; from the coding sequence ATGGCAAAAAAGAAAGTTGCCTTTGTTTGTAGTGAGTGCGGTGCTGATTTCTCCAAATGGCAAGGACAATGCGGTGCCTGTGGTGAATGGAATACATTACAAGAATTTACGGTATCGAATTCTAAGTCCGCCGCTGTGCGAGAAGGCTACGCGGGTAGCGCAAAACCGGGTCAAAATAAGGTAACAACACTGGATCAAGTATCACTAGAAGCGTTACCACGATTTTCCTCTGGGGCCTCAGAGTTTGATCGTGTTCTCGGTGGCGGTTTAGTGCCTGGCTCAGTAAACCTCATGGGAGGACACCCCGGGGCGGGTAAGTCCACATTGCTTTTGCAAACTATGTGTTATTTAGCTGAGCATATGCCTGTACTTTACATCACAGGTGAAGAATCCCTACAACAAGTTGGTCTGAGAGCTCAGCGTTTGAATTTACCCACTAATAAAATTCAAATGCTAGCGGAAACGGATGTTGAACAAATCATTTCGATTGCCAAACATCATGAACCCAAAGTGATGGTAATCGACTCCATTCAGGTTATGCATACTCCAGGTATTGAGTCAGCGCCGGGTAGTGTATCTCAAGTGAGAGAAAGTGCTGCGTATCTCACTCGTTATGCCAAGCAAAGTGGAACGGTTTTGTTCTTGGTCGGCCATGTCACCAAAGATGGCTCTCTTGCAGGGCCAAAGGTATTAGAGCACATGATTGATTGCTCTATCATGCTTGAAGGGGACAGTGATAACCGTTTTCGAACTTTACGCGGTATTAAGAATCGCTTTGGTGCAGTAAACGAATTGGGTGTATTTGCCATGCTAGAACATGGCTTGAAAGAAGTTAAAAACCCTAGTTCTATTTTTTTAACGCGCAGTGAGCAAGCAGTAAGCGGTTCTATTGTAATGGTTGTGTGGGAAGGCACGCGTCCCATTCTTGTCGAGATTCAAGCCTTGGTGGATGACAGCCACTTTGGTCACCCCAAACGCGTTGCTGTTGGGCTCGACCAAAATCGGCTATCTATGTTGTTGGCTGTGATGCATCGTCATGGTGGCATTCATACTGGAGATCAAGATGTCTATATTAATGTGGTGGGTGGCGTACGTGTAGCGGAAACATCTGCAGACTTGGCTTTGTTAATGTCGGTGTTATCGAGTTTTCGGGATCGGCCTCTACCTCAAGACTTAGTCGTATTTGGTGAAGTGGGATTGAGCGGAGAGATTCGACCCGTGCCAAGTGGCCAAGAGCGTTTAAAGGAGGCGGCTAAACACGGTTTTACTCGAGCCATTGCCCCCAAAGCCAATGTGCCTAAGGGAGGCATAGAAGGAATGCAAGTGACGGCGGTCGAACACATCTCTCAGGCCCTAGAAATAATCTAG